From a region of the Gammaproteobacteria bacterium genome:
- a CDS encoding saccharopine dehydrogenase, translating to MNTIFWLRAEVKIGERRTPLTPVGAKALIAGGSKLMVERCANRLFDDQDYLAAGCQLVEPGSWPTAPDQAIIVGLKELELQDFGLVHRHIYFAHAFKGQDEATQILSRFKSGGGEILDLEFLQDDSGRRVCAFGFWAGYVGGAMAVAGYYHHVKTSAPFPAQVSYNNKAAYLKKLRSQMLAEVKPPRALVIGAHGRSGKGAVELFKELGIEVISWDIAETKVGGPFSAINDFDIMVNCAYLAPGTLPFVTKKSLGCTPQLSLISDVSCDPNSADNPIPIYQAITKLPRPIIESAVAGLYIQAVDHLPTVLPKESSEDFAAQLLPHLLTLAQETDDQVVWNKARSFYQQALAQLNT from the coding sequence ATGAACACTATTTTTTGGCTGCGAGCCGAAGTTAAAATCGGCGAACGTCGCACTCCTCTAACACCTGTTGGCGCCAAGGCTTTAATTGCTGGTGGCAGCAAGCTGATGGTTGAGCGCTGCGCTAACCGCTTATTTGATGATCAAGATTACTTGGCGGCAGGTTGCCAATTAGTTGAGCCGGGCAGTTGGCCGACCGCGCCTGATCAAGCCATTATTGTTGGTTTAAAAGAGCTTGAACTGCAAGACTTTGGCCTAGTTCACCGCCATATTTATTTTGCCCATGCCTTTAAAGGCCAAGATGAAGCAACGCAAATACTAAGTCGCTTTAAAAGTGGTGGTGGTGAAATTTTAGATTTAGAGTTTTTGCAAGACGATAGCGGTCGTCGTGTTTGCGCCTTTGGTTTTTGGGCCGGCTATGTTGGCGGAGCAATGGCGGTAGCAGGTTATTATCATCATGTAAAAACATCAGCGCCATTCCCGGCTCAAGTCAGTTATAACAACAAAGCCGCTTATCTTAAAAAATTACGTAGCCAAATGCTGGCTGAGGTAAAACCGCCACGCGCTTTAGTGATTGGCGCGCATGGTCGCAGCGGCAAGGGTGCAGTTGAGTTGTTTAAAGAGCTCGGCATTGAGGTGATCTCATGGGATATTGCAGAGACCAAAGTAGGCGGGCCGTTTAGCGCAATTAATGACTTTGACATTATGGTCAACTGCGCTTATTTAGCCCCCGGCACCTTGCCTTTTGTCACAAAAAAAAGCCTTGGCTGCACACCACAACTTAGCTTAATTAGCGATGTCAGTTGCGATCCAAACAGTGCTGACAACCCCATTCCTATTTATCAAGCCATTACCAAGTTACCGCGCCCTATTATTGAATCGGCCGTCGCCGGGCTTTACATTCAGGCGGTTGATCATTTGCCAACGGTCTTGCCCAAAGAAAGCAGCGAAGACTTTGCCGCGCAGTTATTGCCTCATTTACTGACTTTAGCGCAAGAAACCGACGACCAAGTCGTATGGAACAAGGCTCGAAGTTTCTATCAGCAAGCACTAGCCCAATTAAACACTTAA
- a CDS encoding ATP-binding cassette domain-containing protein, giving the protein MSRVSSAPNTAQANTKKLNILAELIQFIRPYQGRVLAAVIALIFTATVMLSVGQAIRMLIDQGFAQQSSEQLKNAVLFIFIITLLIAAGTYTRFYLVSWLGERISADIRLAVFNHVITLHPSYFETSGSGDIMSRITTDTTLLQSIIGSSFSMALRSGLMLIGAVVMLFATNIKLTLVVLAVVPFILVPILFYGRRVRTLSRKSQDSMASVGSYAGEAIEHIKTVQSYTREPQERASFAIEVEKSFEIGRRRVQQRAVLIAGVIVIVFGAITGMLWVGGSDVIAGVMSGGDLAAFVFYAILVASALATISEVLGELQRAAGATERLIEILQVDSHIKAPVDKPSAVADLAAELSLVNVSFNYPSRPDQAAITSLSLTAQQGKVLALVGPSGAGKSTLFELLLRFYDPQTGNITLGGVDIRELDPKELRQKMALVPQQPALFTNDVFYNIRYGKPDATDQEVIAAAKLAHAHDFIINLPDGYHSFLGERGARLSGGQRQRIAIARAILKDPAILLLDEATSALDSESEDHVQQALVELMRNRTTLIIAHRLSTIKHADQIAVLDHGGLVAMGDHQSLMASCDLYQRLVKLQFKHLSDSE; this is encoded by the coding sequence ATGTCGAGGGTATCATCAGCACCAAATACGGCGCAGGCTAACACCAAAAAATTAAACATCTTAGCCGAGTTAATCCAATTTATTCGTCCTTATCAAGGCCGAGTACTGGCTGCCGTTATCGCCTTAATTTTTACCGCGACAGTAATGCTGTCTGTTGGCCAAGCGATCAGAATGCTGATCGACCAAGGTTTCGCCCAGCAATCAAGCGAGCAATTAAAAAATGCGGTGTTATTTATCTTTATCATCACGCTATTAATTGCTGCTGGCACCTATACCCGATTTTATTTAGTGTCGTGGTTGGGTGAAAGGATCAGTGCCGACATTCGCTTAGCAGTATTTAATCATGTTATTACCTTGCACCCGAGCTATTTTGAAACTAGTGGTAGTGGTGACATAATGTCGCGAATAACCACTGACACCACCTTATTGCAAAGCATTATTGGCTCCTCGTTTTCGATGGCGCTGCGCAGTGGTTTAATGTTGATTGGTGCTGTAGTGATGTTATTTGCGACCAATATTAAACTAACGTTAGTGGTATTAGCAGTCGTGCCTTTTATCTTGGTGCCTATTTTATTTTATGGCCGACGAGTAAGAACCTTGTCACGTAAAAGCCAAGACTCAATGGCAAGCGTCGGCAGTTATGCCGGTGAGGCGATTGAGCACATTAAAACGGTGCAAAGTTATACCCGAGAGCCCCAAGAGCGTGCTTCATTTGCGATTGAGGTCGAAAAATCATTTGAAATTGGTCGTCGTCGAGTTCAGCAACGAGCGGTATTAATTGCTGGGGTTATTGTGATTGTGTTTGGCGCGATTACCGGCATGTTATGGGTTGGTGGCAGTGACGTTATTGCCGGGGTAATGAGTGGGGGCGACCTTGCTGCCTTTGTTTTTTATGCCATTTTAGTCGCCTCAGCGCTGGCCACTATTTCGGAAGTATTAGGTGAATTGCAACGAGCTGCTGGCGCCACTGAGCGATTAATTGAGATTTTACAAGTAGATAGTCATATTAAGGCACCCGTTGATAAACCGAGTGCTGTCGCTGATTTAGCCGCTGAACTTAGCTTAGTTAATGTCAGTTTTAATTACCCATCGCGACCAGATCAAGCGGCAATAACTTCACTTAGCTTAACCGCACAACAAGGCAAGGTGCTGGCGTTAGTAGGCCCTTCTGGCGCGGGTAAATCAACCTTGTTTGAACTGTTATTACGTTTTTACGATCCGCAAACGGGTAATATAACCCTAGGCGGGGTCGATATCCGCGAGCTAGATCCAAAAGAGTTACGCCAGAAAATGGCGCTGGTACCACAACAACCGGCGCTGTTTACCAACGATGTTTTTTATAATATTCGTTATGGCAAACCCGACGCGACAGATCAAGAAGTGATCGCGGCGGCAAAACTCGCTCATGCACATGACTTCATTATTAATTTACCCGACGGTTACCATAGCTTCCTTGGCGAACGCGGGGCTCGACTTTCGGGCGGGCAACGGCAGCGTATCGCGATTGCCCGCGCCATTTTAAAAGATCCGGCTATTTTATTACTCGACGAGGCAACCAGTGCCTTAGACAGTGAGAGCGAAGATCATGTTCAACAAGCCTTAGTTGAATTAATGCGAAACCGCACCACCTTAATTATCGCTCACCGTTTGTCGACCATTAAACATGCCGATCAAATTGCGGTGCTTGATCATGGCGGTTTAGTTGCAATGGGCGATCACCAATCCTTAATGGCCAGTTGCGATTTGTACCAACGATTAGTTAAGTTACAGTTTAAGCACTTGAGCGACAGCGAATAA
- a CDS encoding IclR family transcriptional regulator, whose amino-acid sequence MTSTASSSTNRNGRGPSVTRVMEIIEAVALAAQPMSPADLSFQLEIPKASLHRLLQQLESDGYLQTNMRGKVVSGKRMYKVALGVIYSSRYQVQRQAILQRLSRELDETCGIAIPDGIEMTYYDRVESNWPLQMNLKTGSHVPLWCTSSGKLYLSSLPKNMRSRIINNLPLVRYSRATITDTKKLEDSLTTIRANEMGVDNEEFMDGMVGCSVPIVNAEGHFIASLYTHAPIIRKSLPQLIALEPLLRKAAEDISNLVSSPIADSGE is encoded by the coding sequence ATGACCTCAACAGCCAGCTCTAGCACCAACCGTAACGGGCGTGGCCCGTCGGTCACTCGGGTAATGGAAATAATAGAGGCTGTAGCCTTGGCGGCACAACCGATGTCACCGGCTGATCTGTCGTTTCAATTAGAGATCCCCAAAGCCAGTCTCCATCGTCTGTTGCAGCAACTTGAAAGTGACGGTTATTTGCAAACCAATATGCGCGGCAAGGTTGTTTCAGGCAAACGAATGTATAAAGTAGCGCTTGGGGTTATTTATAGCAGTCGTTATCAGGTTCAGCGCCAAGCTATTTTGCAGCGACTTAGCCGTGAATTAGATGAAACCTGTGGTATCGCTATCCCCGACGGGATCGAAATGACCTATTACGATCGCGTTGAGTCGAACTGGCCACTGCAAATGAATTTAAAAACAGGTAGCCACGTACCACTGTGGTGTACTTCAAGTGGCAAATTATATTTAAGCTCTTTGCCTAAAAATATGCGCAGTCGCATCATCAACAACTTGCCGTTAGTCCGATACTCGCGTGCGACCATTACCGATACAAAAAAATTGGAAGACTCGCTAACCACAATCAGGGCCAATGAAATGGGCGTTGATAATGAAGAGTTTATGGATGGTATGGTTGGCTGCTCAGTGCCGATTGTTAACGCTGAAGGCCATTTTATTGCCAGCCTTTATACCCATGCCCCAATCATTAGAAAAAGCTTGCCGCAACTGATAGCCCTTGAGCCTTTATTACGAAAAGCGGCCGAAGACATCAGTAATCTGGTCAGCTCCCCTATCGCTGATAGCGGCGAATAA
- a CDS encoding Lrp/AsnC family transcriptional regulator, translated as MEIDQLDRRILVLLQQDNRKSNVELAAEVGLSPPACLKRVKRLRDNGVIYADVALVNPELAGNKMTLMVSVEMERDRQDIYQAFRRSILQAAEVTQCYQITGSYDFVLLISVPDIQAFEAFVERVLHTDLNIRKFHTSLSIRTVKFTTEISLS; from the coding sequence ATGGAAATTGACCAACTAGACCGTAGAATTTTAGTGCTATTGCAGCAAGATAACCGTAAATCCAATGTTGAACTCGCCGCAGAGGTTGGTCTGTCACCGCCGGCTTGTCTAAAGCGAGTTAAGCGGTTACGTGATAACGGGGTGATTTATGCCGATGTCGCGCTGGTAAACCCAGAGTTAGCCGGTAACAAAATGACCTTAATGGTGTCGGTAGAAATGGAACGTGACCGCCAAGATATTTATCAGGCGTTTCGCCGTTCAATTTTACAGGCCGCTGAAGTTACTCAATGTTATCAAATAACTGGCAGTTACGATTTTGTTTTACTGATTTCAGTGCCAGATATTCAAGCGTTTGAGGCCTTTGTTGAGCGCGTATTGCATACAGATTTAAATATTCGTAAGTTTCATACATCGTTGTCTATTAGAACCGTTAAATTTACCACTGAAATTTCGTTAAGTTAG
- a CDS encoding GGDEF domain-containing protein yields MKNKLFLLCSSPENKFETRLFIARFERYFKQSKKNSPLLLLASFVLAAYQVYLNTPTLQLIIWQTLLVFFIVAIYKIDHQQQYSPDIERQYLLLKSRITRRLIYGLGIAVLFGASCFLLPDETPFDHLALYYIFLVCLLAIILISNITFPEYYFGYGFIIISLILTHTSTHASGHSEGFLMIASLVCPVGVLMMTLKATEMSHRAINEIALSLMLTKQMAEMLELQQTIKHQSEHDELTGLANRRKFESSASELENNAKLGNISFGVVYIDLDKFKPINDTFGHIYGDLVLQEMAQRLNACCARQSDLVCRMGGDEFCILIKNVIGQQQLQELAQSIEFRLGQTYSINGVDFNIGASIGTATYPTDGDSVDELICCADKNMYYHKQQKLALT; encoded by the coding sequence ATGAAAAATAAATTATTTTTGCTGTGTTCATCCCCTGAAAATAAGTTTGAAACCCGCCTTTTCATCGCTAGATTTGAGCGTTATTTCAAGCAAAGTAAAAAAAACAGCCCTTTATTACTGCTCGCTTCGTTTGTGTTAGCGGCTTATCAGGTTTATCTTAATACCCCAACTTTACAGCTGATAATATGGCAAACTTTGTTAGTTTTTTTTATTGTCGCCATTTATAAAATTGACCACCAGCAGCAATACTCACCGGATATTGAGCGCCAATACCTATTGCTGAAATCGCGAATTACTCGACGTTTAATTTACGGTCTAGGCATTGCGGTATTGTTTGGAGCCAGCTGTTTCTTACTGCCCGATGAGACTCCCTTTGATCATTTAGCCTTATATTATATTTTTCTTGTTTGCTTACTCGCAATCATCTTAATCAGCAACATTACGTTCCCTGAATACTATTTCGGTTATGGCTTTATAATCATTAGTTTAATACTAACCCATACCTCGACTCATGCCAGTGGGCACAGTGAGGGCTTTCTTATGATTGCATCGCTGGTATGTCCCGTAGGGGTACTAATGATGACATTGAAGGCAACTGAAATGTCACACCGGGCGATTAACGAAATAGCACTAAGCCTAATGCTCACCAAGCAAATGGCCGAGATGCTTGAGCTGCAGCAAACTATAAAGCACCAATCTGAGCATGATGAATTAACTGGGTTGGCCAATCGGCGTAAATTTGAGAGTAGTGCCAGTGAGCTTGAGAATAATGCCAAGTTAGGCAATATCAGTTTTGGGGTGGTCTATATTGATCTCGACAAATTCAAACCTATCAATGATACCTTTGGCCATATTTATGGCGATTTGGTGTTACAGGAAATGGCACAACGATTAAATGCTTGCTGCGCTCGACAATCAGACTTAGTGTGTCGAATGGGCGGTGATGAATTTTGCATTTTAATTAAAAATGTTATTGGTCAACAACAGCTGCAAGAGTTGGCTCAGTCGATCGAGTTTCGACTCGGGCAAACCTACTCGATCAATGGGGTCGACTTTAATATTGGTGCCAGTATTGGCACCGCAACCTATCCTACCGATGGCGATAGTGTTGATGAGTTAATCTGTTGTGCCGATAAAAACATGTACTATCACAAACAACAAAAACTCGCGCTCACTTAA
- a CDS encoding CoA-acylating methylmalonate-semialdehyde dehydrogenase, which yields MNIIGHLINGEITTDAERTQDVFNPATGKSDRQVAIASVETVEQAIASAQAAYPAWRNTPPLKRARVMFKFKQLLEENSEKICQLIGQEHGKISHDAAGELLRGIENVEYACGAPELLKGEHSKNVGPNIDSWSEFQPLGVVAGITPFNFPAMVPLWMFPMAIVCGNCFILKPSERDPSSTLFIAQLLKEAGLPDGVMSVVNGDKVAVDVLLSDQRVKAVSFVGSTPIAEYIYSTATKNGKRCQALGGAKNHAIIMPDADMDNAVNQLLGAAFGSSGERCMALSVAVAVGDSAADALVEKMTAAMASLKVGAYSDSSNDFGPVITKQHLDKVVGYINHAQEQGATIVVDGREPQVEGYSDGFFVGGTLIDNVTPEMTSYKEEIFGPVLQVVRVDSMEQAMKLINDHEYGNGTCIFTRDGEAARYFADNIEVGMVGINVPLPVPVASHSFGGWKRSLFGDLHAYGPDAVRFYTKRKTITQRWPSSGVREGAQFAFPS from the coding sequence ATGAACATTATTGGGCACCTAATTAATGGTGAAATCACTACCGACGCAGAGCGCACACAAGATGTATTTAACCCAGCCACTGGTAAGTCAGATCGCCAAGTTGCTATTGCCTCAGTTGAAACTGTAGAGCAAGCAATTGCCAGTGCACAAGCTGCATACCCAGCATGGCGCAACACGCCACCACTTAAGCGTGCTCGAGTAATGTTTAAATTTAAACAATTACTTGAAGAAAATAGCGAAAAAATCTGTCAATTAATCGGTCAAGAGCACGGTAAAATTTCACACGATGCTGCGGGTGAATTACTACGCGGTATTGAAAACGTTGAATACGCTTGTGGCGCACCTGAATTACTAAAAGGCGAGCACAGCAAAAACGTGGGTCCTAACATTGATTCATGGAGCGAGTTCCAGCCATTAGGTGTTGTTGCTGGTATTACTCCATTTAACTTCCCAGCGATGGTGCCATTATGGATGTTCCCAATGGCTATCGTGTGCGGTAACTGTTTTATCTTAAAGCCGTCGGAACGCGATCCTAGCTCAACGTTATTCATTGCCCAGTTATTAAAAGAAGCAGGTTTGCCTGATGGCGTAATGAGCGTAGTTAACGGTGATAAAGTAGCCGTTGATGTTTTATTATCAGATCAGCGTGTTAAAGCCGTTAGTTTTGTTGGTTCAACTCCAATTGCTGAATACATTTACTCAACAGCCACTAAAAATGGCAAACGTTGTCAGGCACTAGGCGGCGCGAAAAATCACGCGATTATCATGCCTGATGCTGACATGGACAACGCAGTAAACCAATTATTAGGCGCAGCTTTTGGTTCGTCTGGCGAGCGTTGCATGGCCTTGTCTGTTGCCGTAGCCGTTGGCGATTCAGCAGCTGATGCTTTAGTTGAAAAAATGACAGCAGCAATGGCGTCATTAAAAGTCGGTGCTTATAGCGATAGCAGCAACGATTTTGGTCCAGTAATCACCAAACAGCACCTTGATAAAGTAGTTGGTTATATCAACCATGCTCAAGAGCAGGGCGCAACCATTGTGGTTGATGGTCGTGAGCCACAAGTTGAAGGGTACAGTGATGGTTTCTTTGTTGGCGGCACCTTAATTGATAACGTTACGCCAGAAATGACCAGCTACAAAGAAGAGATCTTTGGTCCTGTCTTGCAAGTGGTTCGAGTAGACAGCATGGAACAGGCGATGAAGCTAATTAACGATCACGAATACGGCAACGGTACTTGTATCTTTACTCGTGACGGTGAAGCAGCACGTTACTTCGCAGACAATATTGAAGTGGGTATGGTTGGTATTAACGTACCACTACCAGTGCCTGTTGCTTCACATAGTTTCGGTGGTTGGAAGCGTTCATTATTTGGTGATTTACACGCATACGGTCCAGATGCAGTACGTTTTTACACTAAGCGTAAAACCATTACTCAGCGTTGGCCGTCAAGCGGTGTGCGTGAAGGCGCGCAGTTTGCTTTCCCGTCTTAA
- a CDS encoding iron-containing alcohol dehydrogenase encodes MSTQIVLPRIMQVGAGASLEIPNVLRSLDCKRALIVTDKMMVQLGYAATISDALAQQDIACDVFDDTMPEPTVASIQAGVAAARDGDYDCIIALGGGSPIDSAKAISILARFGGVMQDYRFPRMVNEQGLPLIAIPTTAGTGSEVTRFTIITDETSDEKMLCVGLGFMPIAALVDYNLTMSLPARITADTGIDALTHAMEAYVSKKANPYSDSQAIAAMKLIGPNLRPTYHDGSNKAAREAMMLGSTLAGVAFSNASVALVHGMSRPIGAFFHVPHGLSNAMLLPSVTEFSIPAAPERYADCARAMGVATSQDSDEIANQKLLVELRALNAELAVPTPEQFGIEREQFFEVCQTMAEQALASGSPGNNPRVPSVEQMVTIYQGLWD; translated from the coding sequence ATGTCGACGCAAATAGTACTGCCACGAATTATGCAAGTTGGCGCTGGAGCCAGCCTTGAGATCCCTAACGTTTTACGCAGTTTAGACTGTAAACGTGCGCTTATTGTGACCGATAAAATGATGGTGCAATTGGGATACGCCGCTACTATTAGCGACGCTTTGGCCCAACAAGATATCGCGTGTGACGTATTTGACGACACTATGCCCGAGCCAACCGTTGCTTCTATTCAGGCTGGCGTTGCGGCGGCACGCGACGGTGATTACGACTGTATTATTGCCCTTGGTGGCGGTAGCCCGATTGACAGCGCTAAAGCAATTTCAATCTTGGCGCGCTTTGGCGGCGTAATGCAAGACTATCGCTTTCCACGTATGGTTAACGAGCAAGGTTTACCGCTTATTGCAATTCCGACCACTGCTGGTACGGGCTCTGAAGTAACGCGCTTTACCATTATTACTGATGAAACCAGTGATGAAAAAATGCTATGCGTTGGCCTAGGTTTTATGCCAATTGCGGCATTGGTTGATTACAACTTGACCATGAGTTTGCCAGCGCGGATAACCGCTGATACAGGCATCGACGCATTAACGCACGCAATGGAAGCTTATGTCAGCAAAAAGGCTAACCCATATAGCGATAGCCAAGCAATTGCCGCGATGAAGTTAATTGGCCCTAATTTACGCCCGACTTATCACGACGGCAGTAATAAGGCTGCGCGTGAAGCGATGATGTTAGGTTCAACCTTAGCGGGTGTTGCATTTTCTAATGCGTCTGTTGCGTTAGTTCACGGCATGAGCCGACCTATTGGGGCCTTTTTCCATGTGCCTCATGGCCTGTCGAACGCGATGTTATTGCCAAGCGTAACCGAGTTTTCAATCCCTGCTGCGCCAGAGCGTTATGCTGATTGTGCACGTGCTATGGGCGTTGCGACCTCGCAAGACAGTGATGAAATCGCTAACCAAAAGTTATTAGTTGAATTGCGTGCACTAAACGCCGAGTTGGCTGTGCCGACGCCGGAGCAATTTGGCATTGAACGTGAACAATTTTTTGAAGTATGTCAAACCATGGCTGAGCAGGCATTAGCCTCTGGTTCGCCAGGTAATAATCCACGTGTGCCATCGGTAGAACAGATGGTTACTATTTATCAAGGGCTTTGGGATTAA